In Prochlorococcus marinus str. MIT 1214, one DNA window encodes the following:
- a CDS encoding helix-turn-helix domain-containing protein codes for MVLNFPFKKSSSRLSDVADKSVSDNDFSDAINLFKTQRKKAGISLQQLSKETKISRNVLIAIENGWKKYLPEKTYLISMIKSLEIKLNLEKGSLNGLSTQKDNVNNTPKFKFNFLNIDFLNSWIGSLLYIIFMLLSILALNSQQRYLIKINSISTEPIITEKTVMKDVNTIKTQKEE; via the coding sequence TAAAAAATCCTCATCACGCTTATCAGACGTAGCAGATAAATCTGTTTCAGATAATGATTTTTCAGATGCAATTAATTTATTTAAAACTCAAAGAAAGAAAGCTGGGATTTCATTACAGCAATTGTCAAAGGAGACAAAAATTTCAAGAAATGTATTAATAGCTATTGAAAATGGATGGAAAAAATATTTACCAGAAAAAACTTATTTAATATCAATGATCAAAAGTCTTGAGATTAAGCTCAATTTAGAAAAAGGAAGTTTAAATGGTTTATCAACACAAAAAGATAATGTTAATAATACCCCTAAGTTTAAATTTAATTTTTTAAATATAGACTTCCTGAATAGTTGGATTGGGAGCTTATTGTATATTATCTTTATGCTTTTATCTATATTAGCTCTTAATAGTCAACAAAGATATCTTATAAAAATAAATAGTATTTCGACTGAACCCATAATTACAGAAAAGACTGTTATGAAAGATGTAAATACAATTAAGACTCAAAAAGAAGAGTGA